The Alkalibacter rhizosphaerae genomic sequence ATGAGGCCGGCATGTCCTGCCCGTTCATTCGATCCGGTAAACGATGGAATCCGTATTGTCCGTTTTTGGCCAAATAATAGGTGCCGATGGACGGGGTGGCACTTCCCAAAACCACTTTTGCTCCATGTAGTCGTGCAATTTCCTGTGCCAGGGATACGGTGTCAAACCTGGGTCGATTGGAGGATTTATAAGTATTCTCATGTTCTTCATCAATAACGATGAGTCCTAGATCCTGAAACGGCGAGAGAATGGCGGATCGGGCCCCCACGATGATCCGAATTTCCTTGGTGGCGATTTTCTTGTATTGTTCCAAGCGTTCCCCGTCGCTGATCCTTGAATGGATCACTGCTATTTCCTGACCGAAACGAGCTTTGACCCGGTGGATGGTTTGGGGTGTCAATGAGATCTCAGGAACCAGATAAAGACACGTTTTGTCCTTTTTCAGCGCAGCTTCCATCATATGGAGGTATACTTCGGTTTTACCGCTGCCGGTAACACCATGGATCAGATGGGTCTGTTGAAAGCCTTTTTCAAAATCTTCCAAGATCTGCTGCTGGGCTTCCGTCAGCCGGGGCGCTCCCTGTACTTCCAAGGGCCCCGGATCTTCCAATTCCATGGACTTCATCCGATGCTTCTCCAAGAATCCTGCCGATCTCAATGATTCCAGTGTTTTCTTCACTCCACGAAAACGAGCCGTCAATACCGCTTCTTCTATTGGTGATTCCCACAGCAAGGTCAAAATCTCTCGTTGTACTGTGGCATTGGAACGCACAGTGCTCAACAACTGTTCCAATGTTTGATTGGGATTTCGTTGGGATATTTTCCATAACCAGCTTTCCCGGTCCTTTTGACCCACGTAATAACGAAGGACACCGTTGCTGTCCTTGTGTTTTCGGATTTGGATCGGCCCCGGATAAAATGCATTGGCCACGTCCATGAACAGGCTGTGATGGACCTGTTGGAGAAAACGGCAAGTTTTCAGTTGCTGGTGATCCAAAACCGGAAAATGCTCTACCACCCCCAAAATGCTTTTCAACTTCGAGGAATCGGATGGAGGACTTTTCAGGTCCCAAACCAGGGCATCGATGCTCTTGTTGCCAAATCCGAAAGGAACCACAACCCGGCTGCCCGGTATGACCTGGGATTCCAAATGTTTTGGAACAAGATAGTCAAAGAGTCGATCCAAATGGATATTCAGTTGGTTGATGTAAACTTGTGCGATCTTCACAGACGTTTCCTCCCAGACTTCTTCCCACGGTCATCGACAAAAAAGGGCAACGGCCACTGGCCATTGCCGGATCCTAACCTTTGAAATGAAATTTTAGCTTGTCTTCGGCAACTTCTCCTGTAGCAATGGAAACCGGATTCTCGATTTTAGTTTCGTCGATCAGATTTTTATCCACGATCTGTCTTGCTCGCTTGGATACGACCAAAACCAATGAATACTTGTTTCCCGTTTTCTCGATCAAATCGTTCAATGCTGGATATCTCATGGTTACCTCCCTATGATTTCTTCAATTTTGCTTTCCAACCGCTCCGAGCGGCATTTTTCCGCTGTTATGATGGCTCGTACCTTTTCTGCTGCCAAAGATACCTTGTCGTTGATGACGATATAACTGTATTTTGTTGCATTTCGGATCTCTTCGCAAGCGC encodes the following:
- the rpoZ gene encoding DNA-directed RNA polymerase subunit omega, with protein sequence MRYPALNDLIEKTGNKYSLVLVVSKRARQIVDKNLIDETKIENPVSIATGEVAEDKLKFHFKG
- the priA gene encoding replication restart helicase PriA, coding for MKIAQVYINQLNIHLDRLFDYLVPKHLESQVIPGSRVVVPFGFGNKSIDALVWDLKSPPSDSSKLKSILGVVEHFPVLDHQQLKTCRFLQQVHHSLFMDVANAFYPGPIQIRKHKDSNGVLRYYVGQKDRESWLWKISQRNPNQTLEQLLSTVRSNATVQREILTLLWESPIEEAVLTARFRGVKKTLESLRSAGFLEKHRMKSMELEDPGPLEVQGAPRLTEAQQQILEDFEKGFQQTHLIHGVTGSGKTEVYLHMMEAALKKDKTCLYLVPEISLTPQTIHRVKARFGQEIAVIHSRISDGERLEQYKKIATKEIRIIVGARSAILSPFQDLGLIVIDEEHENTYKSSNRPRFDTVSLAQEIARLHGAKVVLGSATPSIGTYYLAKNGQYGFHRLPDRMNGQDMPASLVVDMRVELQSGNRSFLSRTLYASMREALKRKEQIILFLNKRGYFSYVFCRDCGYVVKCKQCDVTMTYHGEDNRLECHYCKATAPVQHQCPACGSRKMKYSGTGTERMQNMLQKYFPHATVLRMDTDSMKKKDAIADAVEDFTLGKADILLGTQMVTKGFDFENVTLVGVLLADLTLNFPDYRSSERTFQLITQVAGRAGRGNKKGNVVIQTYEPDHYAITHAQQHDYEGFYEKEVAYRKMNRYPPFSTLMYIGFSGNDEKEVAKECSEYHRLLSAEVTKTDPSLVFEAYPPSKSNIVRVNNKYRYYILIKTEHVDAFQEAIHHVQRSKETKQFKSTIFVDVNPNFIF